A region from the Vibrio sp. SS-MA-C1-2 genome encodes:
- a CDS encoding ABC transporter substrate-binding protein, whose amino-acid sequence MKLKKLAITTGVALGLVASVQAADADIRFDGFPDFDSSLNVLLPGFQEETGISVNYIMNNHGDHHTKLTTNLATGSGAGDVIVVDVEKVGPFVNSGGLVNLSDKYGADKYAETFAPYAWAQAKDEKGDVYAMPVDLGPGVMYYRTDILKTTNTTAGAVIKDWESYIAYGEELKKQDKYLIADAADVAMAIIFTSVPEGESIYFDANGKPTVTSERFVHALEVAKEIRDKKLDARIGAWSNEWYEGFRNGTFATQLSGAWLLGHLNNWIAPDAAGDWAVSDLPDGLYGSWGGSFLSIPTQSKKQDEAWKLIEYMTTRREVQLESFSTIAAFPANVSTYDDPMFNEEIAYLGGQKARLLFADIAKKIKPVKPAKGDHVARAIVFENAVMQVLNEDKDIKEALSEAERMIKRRTRNM is encoded by the coding sequence ATGAAACTTAAAAAGTTAGCTATTACTACCGGAGTTGCACTAGGTTTGGTGGCATCAGTTCAAGCTGCCGATGCTGATATTCGTTTTGATGGTTTTCCAGACTTCGATAGTAGCTTAAATGTATTACTTCCTGGTTTTCAGGAAGAGACCGGCATTAGTGTTAACTACATTATGAATAACCACGGTGATCACCACACTAAATTAACCACTAACCTTGCAACAGGTTCTGGTGCGGGTGATGTGATTGTTGTTGATGTAGAAAAAGTAGGTCCATTTGTAAATTCAGGCGGTTTAGTGAATCTGTCTGATAAATACGGTGCAGACAAATATGCAGAAACATTTGCACCTTACGCGTGGGCGCAAGCAAAAGATGAAAAAGGTGATGTTTATGCCATGCCGGTGGATTTAGGTCCAGGTGTGATGTATTACCGTACTGATATCTTAAAAACTACTAACACCACAGCCGGTGCGGTTATTAAGGATTGGGAATCATATATCGCTTATGGTGAAGAACTAAAAAAACAAGATAAATACTTAATTGCTGATGCTGCGGATGTGGCGATGGCGATTATCTTTACTTCAGTTCCTGAAGGCGAAAGTATCTATTTTGATGCAAATGGCAAGCCAACGGTAACGTCTGAGCGTTTTGTTCATGCTCTTGAAGTCGCAAAAGAGATTCGTGATAAAAAGCTCGATGCAAGAATAGGTGCTTGGTCAAACGAGTGGTACGAAGGCTTCCGTAACGGAACTTTCGCAACTCAGCTTTCTGGCGCATGGTTATTGGGTCACTTAAACAACTGGATCGCACCAGATGCTGCGGGCGATTGGGCTGTTTCTGATCTACCTGATGGTTTATACGGTAGCTGGGGTGGTTCTTTCTTATCTATTCCTACCCAATCTAAGAAACAAGATGAAGCGTGGAAATTGATTGAATACATGACAACCCGTCGTGAAGTTCAGTTAGAGAGCTTTAGCACTATTGCTGCTTTCCCTGCAAACGTATCGACCTATGACGATCCAATGTTCAACGAAGAGATTGCTTACTTAGGTGGACAAAAAGCGCGTCTACTGTTTGCTGATATCGCGAAGAAAATCAAGCCAGTGAAACCTGCTAAAGGTGACCATGTTGCTCGTGCAATCGTCTTTGAAAATGCAGTTATGCAAGTACTTAATGAAGACAAAGATATCAAAGAAGCGCTTTCTGAAGCGGAACGTATGATCAAACGTCGTACTCGCAATATGTAA
- a CDS encoding ABC transporter ATP-binding protein, with translation MAKVEFRNIQKSFGDVEVVKEFNFTVEDGEFVVFLGPSGCGKSTTLRMLAGLESITGGEIYVGDRCVNQVDAKDRDLAMVFQSYALYPHMSVYENIAFALKLKKMPKAEIDQEVRRAAKMLELEPLLDRKPKELSGGQRQRVAMGRAMVRTPKVFLFDEPLSNLDAKLRGVMREEIKQLHRNLKTTTIYVTHDQIEAMTLADRIVILKDGYVAQVGTPTEVFQRPANKFVAQFIGNPSMNMLDAELIQDNGEYFVQLGGINIPLPERFKSYASKNIPLNFGVRPTDIHLRAEQIDHDRVLAVPVAIKDKELLGASILLKTEIAGQQLMVETQATEVSEQELTLYFDLDAIHLFDALSEKSLAV, from the coding sequence ATGGCGAAGGTCGAATTTAGAAATATTCAAAAATCCTTTGGTGATGTTGAAGTCGTTAAAGAGTTTAATTTCACAGTAGAAGATGGTGAGTTTGTGGTTTTCCTTGGCCCTTCAGGCTGTGGTAAATCAACGACACTTCGTATGTTAGCAGGACTCGAATCGATTACTGGCGGTGAAATTTATGTTGGTGACCGTTGCGTTAATCAGGTTGATGCAAAAGATCGTGATTTAGCGATGGTGTTTCAAAGCTATGCTCTTTACCCACACATGTCGGTTTATGAAAATATCGCCTTTGCATTAAAACTGAAAAAAATGCCAAAAGCGGAAATCGACCAAGAAGTACGTCGTGCGGCTAAAATGTTAGAACTTGAACCACTTTTAGATCGTAAGCCAAAAGAGCTTTCTGGTGGTCAGCGTCAACGTGTAGCAATGGGGCGTGCGATGGTACGAACGCCAAAAGTGTTCCTATTTGATGAACCGTTGTCGAACCTTGATGCGAAATTACGTGGTGTGATGCGTGAAGAGATCAAGCAACTACACCGTAATTTAAAGACCACGACTATCTATGTGACCCATGATCAGATCGAAGCGATGACATTAGCGGATCGTATCGTGATTCTCAAAGATGGTTACGTCGCACAAGTTGGCACGCCAACAGAAGTTTTCCAACGTCCAGCGAATAAGTTTGTTGCTCAATTCATTGGTAACCCTTCAATGAATATGTTGGATGCAGAGTTAATTCAAGATAATGGTGAATACTTCGTTCAATTAGGTGGGATTAATATTCCATTACCTGAACGTTTTAAATCTTATGCATCGAAAAATATTCCATTGAACTTTGGTGTTCGACCAACCGATATCCACCTTCGTGCTGAACAGATTGACCATGATCGTGTATTAGCGGTGCCGGTGGCCATTAAAGATAAAGAACTATTGGGTGCCAGCATCCTGTTAAAAACAGAAATCGCCGGTCAACAGTTGATGGTTGAAACTCAAGCCACAGAAGTTAGTGAGCAAGAGTTAACCCTATATTTTGATTTAGATGCCATTCATCTTTTTGATGCATTAAGCGAAAAATCACTGGCAGTGTAA
- a CDS encoding substrate-binding domain-containing protein encodes MTKTTLQQVAKHASVSPSTVSRFLNQTTFVSEEKSNAIQEAIQLLKFEIKNPIKKKDKQQRTMTIGVLVQNPESPYTSRILEDMELELSREGYNLVIVSGHWQNNLEISALNYLKNTYVDGIIIIMGSLTNQQILAFTQHCPVVAIGYNIEGDNLYSISVDNNLGGYIATLHLIQLGHEHIVHLKGVESQPDAISRFEGYKQSLTDSGITFNPRLVRNGEFSSEGGYRAIQTLLKSNVKFSAIFAANDQMAYGAMKALYDAKIKVPEQISIIGFDDLPSSRFFTPALSTLRQPVEEIGVMCASSMLQLLKGQVVRAKLPPIELITRQTTIQFKSDDKRSPNH; translated from the coding sequence ATGACAAAAACCACATTACAACAAGTGGCAAAACATGCCAGCGTCTCCCCCAGTACTGTTTCTCGATTTTTAAATCAAACAACTTTTGTTTCTGAAGAAAAATCCAACGCAATCCAAGAAGCCATTCAGCTGTTAAAATTTGAGATTAAAAATCCAATCAAAAAGAAAGATAAACAACAAAGAACAATGACTATCGGTGTTTTAGTACAAAATCCAGAAAGCCCTTATACCAGTCGTATATTAGAAGATATGGAATTGGAATTGAGTCGAGAGGGTTATAACTTGGTTATTGTCTCTGGTCATTGGCAAAATAACCTTGAGATCTCAGCATTAAATTATCTAAAAAACACGTATGTTGATGGCATCATCATCATTATGGGAAGTTTGACTAACCAACAAATATTAGCGTTTACTCAACACTGCCCTGTTGTTGCTATTGGATATAACATTGAAGGTGACAATTTATACTCTATTTCTGTCGATAATAACTTAGGTGGTTATATTGCCACTCTTCATTTAATTCAATTAGGGCATGAACACATCGTTCATTTAAAAGGCGTTGAAAGTCAACCTGATGCAATTTCACGATTTGAAGGTTATAAACAATCGTTAACCGACAGCGGAATCACATTCAACCCGAGATTAGTGAGAAATGGCGAATTTAGTTCTGAAGGTGGATACAGAGCAATTCAGACCTTACTGAAATCTAACGTTAAGTTTAGTGCTATTTTTGCTGCAAATGACCAAATGGCATATGGTGCAATGAAAGCACTGTATGATGCGAAGATTAAAGTTCCAGAACAAATTTCAATTATTGGCTTTGATGATTTACCAAGCTCGAGATTTTTTACTCCAGCACTATCTACTTTACGACAACCAGTAGAAGAGATTGGAGTGATGTGTGCAAGTTCAATGTTACAACTTTTAAAGGGTCAAGTTGTCAGAGCAAAGCTACCTCCTATTGAATTAATTACTCGTCAAACAACGATTCAGTTCAAAAGTGACGATAAGCGATCTCCTAACCATTAG
- a CDS encoding MotA/TolQ/ExbB proton channel family protein, with translation MRLYSLVLILLASLFSMPSYANDNAEIAPLAKEAQQQQKQHDQQRVARFKTEEKALQSTKDRLEEQKKALDKAIAELSRQFSQNEETLADKEKQLHLETGSLGELFGVVRQSAKSLQHEISQSVASSTQQPQLMMVDEVVAAKTLPSLPQLYGLWQAFEAQIKSSGNYQNLTVPYVNGQGQITDQSVTRIGNFALLSDHGVVSWNGELASDYPKLPEDTQTQQQVQTLVSGQQAMVIDPSRGDLYRQQASKPTLAQRFEHGGIVGKIIVGLFIIGMVIAVYRFVVLAATKKKITKQLKQSDKPDKSNPLGRILSIYQDSKQKEKQLHVEALELRLLEGVMDEQQHLEQGLSMVKLIAALAPMLGLLGTVTGMIQTFQVITEFGNADPRVMAGGISMALITTVLGLTSAIPLLLFHNVLSSKVDAIRHILERQSVGLVAEQAEKQLSR, from the coding sequence ATGCGCCTATATTCATTAGTTTTGATATTGTTGGCTTCATTATTTTCGATGCCTTCATACGCGAACGATAACGCAGAGATCGCACCTTTAGCAAAAGAGGCTCAACAGCAACAGAAACAGCATGATCAGCAGAGGGTTGCCCGCTTTAAAACTGAAGAAAAAGCACTTCAATCGACCAAAGATAGATTAGAAGAGCAGAAAAAAGCATTAGATAAAGCGATTGCCGAATTGAGTCGTCAATTTAGTCAAAATGAAGAGACTTTAGCAGATAAAGAGAAACAACTTCATTTAGAGACGGGAAGTTTAGGCGAACTATTTGGTGTGGTTCGACAATCCGCTAAATCCTTGCAACATGAGATCAGTCAGTCTGTCGCGAGTTCAACTCAACAACCGCAATTAATGATGGTTGATGAGGTTGTTGCCGCAAAAACCTTACCTTCACTCCCTCAACTTTACGGTTTATGGCAGGCGTTTGAAGCTCAAATAAAGAGCAGTGGTAATTACCAAAATTTAACGGTTCCTTACGTCAATGGTCAAGGTCAGATTACCGATCAATCAGTGACGAGAATAGGTAATTTTGCACTGCTTTCTGATCATGGTGTGGTGAGTTGGAATGGTGAATTGGCCTCTGATTATCCTAAATTACCAGAGGATACACAAACTCAGCAGCAAGTTCAGACGCTAGTTTCTGGTCAACAAGCAATGGTCATTGATCCAAGCCGTGGCGACCTTTATCGTCAGCAAGCTTCAAAACCAACGTTAGCACAGCGTTTTGAGCATGGTGGTATCGTCGGTAAGATCATTGTGGGTCTATTTATTATTGGAATGGTTATTGCTGTTTACCGTTTTGTCGTACTTGCGGCAACCAAGAAAAAGATCACCAAGCAACTTAAACAGAGCGATAAACCTGATAAGAGCAACCCACTGGGACGTATCCTTTCTATTTATCAAGACAGCAAACAAAAAGAGAAGCAATTGCATGTTGAAGCCCTTGAATTACGTCTACTTGAAGGCGTGATGGATGAGCAACAACACTTAGAACAAGGCTTGAGTATGGTTAAACTGATTGCCGCTTTAGCACCAATGTTAGGTCTGCTAGGGACGGTAACCGGAATGATTCAAACCTTCCAAGTGATCACCGAGTTTGGTAATGCCGATCCACGAGTGATGGCAGGGGGAATTTCGATGGCATTAATCACCACGGTTTTAGGTTTAACCAGCGCAATACCACTGTTACTTTTTCATAATGTTTTAAGCTCAAAAGTTGATGCGATTCGCCATATTTTAGAGCGACAAAGTGTCGGTTTAGTTGCGGAGCAGGCTGAAAAGCAGTTAAGTAGGTAA
- a CDS encoding LacI family DNA-binding transcriptional regulator, which produces MTTIADVSRHAGVSAATVSRVINNTATVSHQKKRRVEQAMKELGYRPNLIAQALASNRSGCIGLIVPSLGGPFYSQILHTVEEQLRKYGYHVIVTAGSHTEEGQCESIEYLIGRRVDALILHTQFIDDDYLIDIEEQGVPLVAINRFIPELSGSCISIDNEEGAFMATEHLLQMHHQEIACITGPLKHSDARERLQGYRKALESFGHGYSESLVVEGGFTEESGKVAMRKLLKRKESFSAIFVNNDHMAAGVYEELEEQGLKIPDDISIVGFDNITIAKYLSPQLSTINFPIRDMSEQAVELVIEKLHKKRREVRKKLLPSLVIRASVKERLFEMTSNY; this is translated from the coding sequence TTGACGACAATAGCAGATGTATCGAGACATGCAGGGGTTTCAGCCGCGACGGTTTCTCGAGTAATTAACAATACGGCAACAGTTAGTCATCAAAAAAAGCGACGAGTTGAGCAGGCGATGAAAGAGTTAGGGTATAGACCTAATTTGATAGCGCAAGCACTTGCATCAAATCGTAGTGGCTGTATTGGGTTGATTGTTCCATCACTAGGTGGGCCTTTTTATTCTCAAATCCTTCATACCGTTGAGGAGCAGTTACGAAAATATGGTTATCACGTCATCGTCACGGCAGGGTCGCATACTGAAGAAGGACAATGTGAGTCAATTGAGTATTTAATTGGACGCCGTGTTGATGCTTTAATTCTTCATACTCAATTTATTGATGATGATTACTTGATTGATATTGAAGAACAAGGTGTCCCCTTAGTTGCTATTAATCGATTTATCCCTGAATTATCAGGTAGCTGTATCAGTATTGATAATGAAGAGGGTGCATTTATGGCAACGGAACATTTATTACAAATGCATCACCAAGAAATTGCGTGTATTACAGGTCCTTTAAAGCATTCAGATGCAAGGGAAAGGCTACAAGGATATAGAAAAGCATTAGAAAGTTTCGGACATGGTTATTCAGAATCATTAGTCGTTGAGGGAGGCTTCACAGAAGAGTCTGGAAAAGTTGCTATGAGGAAATTACTAAAAAGGAAAGAATCTTTTTCAGCTATTTTTGTAAATAACGATCACATGGCTGCGGGAGTTTATGAAGAGTTGGAAGAGCAAGGATTAAAGATACCTGATGATATCTCTATTGTCGGTTTTGACAATATAACCATTGCTAAATATTTATCACCTCAACTTTCAACCATTAATTTTCCAATTAGAGATATGAGTGAGCAAGCCGTGGAGCTTGTGATTGAGAAATTACATAAAAAAAGAAGAGAGGTAAGAAAAAAACTTTTACCTTCTTTAGTCATAAGAGCGTCAGTTAAAGAACGACTCTTTGAAATGACATCTAATTATTAA
- a CDS encoding siderophore-interacting protein produces MNQKRKKPAPKHLTVTHTEQITPNMQRVRLQGDDLTKFSLDCEGGYIKLLFTSEGSTDLSTLSEGDKPLMRTYTVRRFDPDALMIELDLVRHITTDALCGFGARWAADVKVGDNVNVFGPGLRSELNKEADWFFMTADMTALPALTKELIHLPADAKGYAVIKVLEEQDIQTIPAPEGVQVIWLTAEQSLAEKARELAWLEGQVSVWSACEFSSMRELRTYFRNEKEVDREFIYISSYWKQGVTEDGHKVIKRQDAEEQEAEENGE; encoded by the coding sequence GTGAATCAAAAACGAAAAAAGCCCGCTCCAAAGCACCTAACTGTGACTCACACTGAACAGATCACGCCCAATATGCAAAGGGTTCGATTACAGGGTGATGATTTGACCAAGTTCTCCCTCGATTGTGAGGGCGGTTATATCAAGTTGTTATTTACGTCAGAAGGAAGCACTGATCTTTCAACATTAAGTGAAGGTGATAAACCACTGATGAGAACTTATACTGTCCGCAGATTTGATCCTGACGCATTAATGATTGAACTGGATCTTGTTCGTCATATCACCACTGATGCCCTTTGTGGTTTTGGTGCTCGCTGGGCTGCGGATGTAAAAGTCGGCGATAATGTTAATGTCTTTGGTCCTGGCCTGCGCAGTGAACTAAACAAAGAGGCAGATTGGTTCTTTATGACTGCCGATATGACAGCCCTCCCCGCATTAACCAAAGAATTAATTCACTTACCGGCTGATGCTAAAGGTTATGCCGTTATTAAAGTGCTCGAAGAACAGGATATTCAAACAATTCCAGCACCAGAAGGCGTTCAAGTTATTTGGCTAACCGCTGAACAATCATTAGCAGAAAAAGCGCGTGAACTAGCTTGGTTAGAAGGACAAGTTTCTGTCTGGTCAGCGTGTGAATTTAGCTCAATGAGAGAGCTAAGAACCTACTTTAGAAATGAAAAAGAGGTCGATCGTGAATTTATCTACATTAGCAGTTATTGGAAACAGGGCGTCACAGAAGATGGCCATAAAGTCATTAAGCGACAAGATGCTGAAGAGCAAGAAGCCGAAGAAAATGGTGAATAA
- a CDS encoding carbohydrate ABC transporter permease has protein sequence MTQSTGIIENSQAGNSFLSKNLKALTPYGFLLPFILIFSVFGIFPLLFSIFLSFHEWNPVEGLAAMEFVGVDNYELALTDPWLWRSLNNTLWLALTSGFAQHLVAIPVAYILVSMGDRIRHWLTSAYFLPFITSTVAASLIFFNMYSPHSGIINQALIELANSSLFGWAFGWVNDYQPIRWLDDATLIKPSIAIMVFWKYTGFNIVLYTTGLMTIPKDILEAARIDGANAFQRFWRISLPMIRPFMFFAITMTIIGNLQLFEEPFVLTKGTGGVGQAGLTISMYLYKVGWEWLEMGTASAISWLLFLLIGFCTLIQFVFFGKKGLGDN, from the coding sequence ATGACACAATCAACTGGAATAATAGAGAACAGTCAGGCTGGTAACTCTTTTTTATCCAAAAATTTGAAAGCGCTTACACCGTATGGTTTTTTACTACCATTTATTTTGATCTTCTCGGTATTTGGTATTTTCCCACTGCTGTTTTCAATCTTTCTCTCTTTCCATGAATGGAATCCAGTTGAAGGGTTAGCAGCAATGGAGTTTGTAGGTGTTGATAACTATGAGTTAGCACTGACTGACCCTTGGTTATGGCGTTCCTTAAATAATACATTATGGCTAGCCTTAACATCTGGATTTGCTCAGCATTTGGTGGCCATTCCTGTTGCATACATTTTAGTTTCAATGGGGGATCGAATTCGTCACTGGTTAACGTCAGCTTATTTTCTACCATTTATTACTTCTACCGTGGCTGCATCGTTAATTTTCTTCAATATGTATTCACCACACTCTGGGATTATTAACCAAGCATTAATCGAGTTAGCAAACAGCTCTTTATTTGGTTGGGCGTTTGGATGGGTGAATGATTATCAGCCAATTCGTTGGTTGGATGATGCAACATTGATTAAACCTTCTATTGCGATTATGGTTTTTTGGAAATATACCGGCTTTAACATTGTGCTTTATACAACCGGCTTAATGACAATCCCAAAAGATATTTTAGAAGCGGCAAGAATTGATGGCGCCAATGCATTCCAACGTTTCTGGCGTATTTCACTGCCGATGATTCGTCCATTTATGTTTTTTGCAATTACGATGACAATTATTGGTAACTTACAGTTATTTGAAGAACCATTTGTTTTAACTAAAGGTACAGGTGGTGTTGGTCAAGCTGGTTTAACTATCTCGATGTACTTATATAAAGTCGGTTGGGAATGGTTAGAGATGGGTACAGCGTCTGCAATTTCATGGTTACTGTTTTTATTAATTGGCTTCTGTACGCTGATCCAGTTTGTATTCTTCGGTAAAAAAGGGTTAGGGGATAATTAA
- a CDS encoding DUF3450 domain-containing protein — protein sequence MKKLPIYTLLSPLLLVGWVAPVTATDLDKAQSIEIQTIKNSANSQQKVNKSSDKAFELKSEITALEQQVADLTIYKNHLSALVESQQQEMDSIDQQLVEINQTKQGVVPLMYKMLEGLETEIKQDKPIRIQLRLARLDELNQLMLASDVSDAEKYRRILEAYEIELDYGIKMGTYRSEVAINEGIEVEQLYVGRLALVARSLDHQNYWSWDTDSQQWLPLDNQFAPEIDNAFAIANKQASPALISLPVSLPVFQIKDVQ from the coding sequence ATGAAGAAACTTCCGATTTATACCTTATTATCTCCACTGTTATTGGTGGGATGGGTTGCACCTGTTACCGCAACTGATTTAGATAAAGCACAAAGCATTGAGATTCAAACAATAAAGAATAGTGCGAATAGCCAACAAAAGGTTAATAAAAGCAGTGATAAAGCGTTTGAATTGAAGTCAGAAATTACCGCATTAGAACAACAAGTTGCCGATTTAACCATTTATAAAAATCATTTATCTGCACTTGTTGAAAGTCAACAACAAGAAATGGACAGTATCGATCAACAATTGGTCGAGATTAACCAAACAAAGCAGGGCGTTGTACCATTGATGTATAAAATGCTTGAAGGGCTCGAAACGGAGATTAAGCAAGATAAGCCGATTCGTATTCAACTTCGTTTGGCACGTTTAGATGAATTAAACCAATTAATGTTAGCGTCAGATGTCAGTGATGCTGAGAAGTATCGCCGTATTTTAGAAGCGTATGAAATTGAATTGGATTACGGCATTAAAATGGGAACTTATCGTTCAGAAGTGGCGATTAATGAGGGCATTGAAGTCGAGCAACTTTATGTTGGACGTTTAGCGTTAGTCGCCCGCAGTTTAGATCATCAAAACTATTGGAGCTGGGATACTGATAGCCAACAGTGGTTGCCATTAGATAATCAATTTGCACCAGAAATTGATAATGCATTTGCGATTGCTAATAAACAAGCCTCTCCAGCGTTAATTTCTCTTCCAGTTTCATTGCCTGTTTTTCAGATTAAGGACGTTCAATAA
- a CDS encoding carbohydrate porin → MNIKLLPLSIMVAASSMSFSAMATSDLTMEELTQRISELENKVNEGYVPAEIVSPEAEQSQSSHGFEFHGYFRAGVLASVEDDFKRAKFPASKETLGRLGIESDNHYELALQKNFETDKGKKIRIKTRAGADNHNTANNQLGANVNSSDIGIMETFVEFEGLTDTGVLWGGKRFYGKDNYVFLTDFFYTDMSGTGVGIEGIELGENKWDFAYVASDKSDDDGGRWGSDTNNIMHALHVGVDLGKFEFHTMAKYLPDNSNITGEDINGGDVVSGDYTDYGFEITGIYKLDSLWGLPGNGFSQVIAQAGVGLGSGQLLGGTETEYNAFKPGTSRGQGQAYMTQVQDGDSSYRLMTWGGYFPEDSNWNYFTTIQGQYNSFENETSEGQGDDYWVSAVVRPTYNINEYFHIKTEAGYSFSSNEENGDWTGEGQVKLTVAPTVVINTGMGPAPEIRFLATYLSDSGTNNGDDDFIVGIQADMWW, encoded by the coding sequence ATGAATATCAAACTATTACCACTCTCAATCATGGTTGCTGCAAGTTCTATGAGCTTCTCAGCAATGGCTACATCAGATTTGACTATGGAAGAATTAACTCAACGAATTAGTGAGTTAGAAAATAAAGTTAATGAAGGCTATGTACCTGCAGAAATTGTTTCTCCTGAAGCTGAGCAATCACAATCATCTCATGGTTTTGAGTTTCATGGTTATTTTCGTGCAGGCGTATTAGCAAGTGTTGAAGATGACTTTAAACGAGCTAAATTCCCGGCATCAAAAGAGACGTTAGGGCGCTTGGGTATTGAGTCTGATAATCATTATGAGCTTGCGCTTCAAAAGAATTTTGAAACAGATAAAGGCAAAAAGATCCGTATAAAAACCCGTGCCGGTGCTGATAACCATAATACTGCCAATAATCAGCTAGGAGCAAACGTAAACTCTAGTGATATCGGCATTATGGAAACGTTTGTTGAGTTTGAAGGTTTAACCGATACCGGTGTTTTATGGGGAGGTAAACGTTTTTACGGTAAAGATAATTACGTATTTTTAACTGATTTCTTCTACACCGATATGTCAGGCACAGGTGTAGGTATTGAAGGCATTGAGCTTGGTGAAAATAAGTGGGATTTTGCTTATGTAGCGAGTGATAAGAGTGATGATGATGGTGGTCGTTGGGGATCTGATACAAATAATATTATGCATGCTCTTCATGTCGGTGTCGATCTTGGCAAGTTTGAATTCCATACCATGGCTAAATACTTACCAGATAATAGCAATATTACAGGTGAAGACATCAATGGTGGTGATGTAGTAAGTGGTGATTATACTGATTACGGTTTTGAGATTACGGGTATCTATAAATTAGATAGCTTATGGGGACTTCCTGGTAATGGTTTCTCTCAGGTTATTGCTCAAGCAGGTGTTGGTCTAGGATCTGGTCAATTATTGGGTGGTACGGAGACGGAATACAATGCATTTAAGCCGGGTACTAGCCGTGGACAAGGTCAAGCATATATGACACAAGTACAAGATGGTGATTCATCTTATCGTCTTATGACTTGGGGTGGCTATTTCCCTGAGGACAGTAACTGGAACTATTTCACTACTATTCAAGGGCAATATAACTCGTTTGAAAATGAAACCAGTGAAGGTCAAGGCGATGACTACTGGGTGTCTGCTGTTGTTCGACCGACTTATAACATCAACGAATACTTCCATATTAAAACAGAAGCAGGTTACTCATTCTCTTCAAATGAAGAAAATGGCGATTGGACTGGTGAAGGTCAAGTGAAACTAACTGTTGCACCAACAGTTGTTATTAACACAGGAATGGGGCCTGCTCCAGAAATTCGTTTCTTAGCGACTTACCTATCTGATTCAGGTACTAACAATGGTGATGATGACTTTATTGTTGGTATCCAAGCTGATATGTGGTGGTAA
- a CDS encoding carbohydrate ABC transporter permease, which translates to MLVVLITVLIVSALMTVFPFLWSALLSTRDRSEIFGTGISFAIGDSLGFNYEKLLEIMPFWQAMFNSVYIAFLGTAVSLLFCSMGGYAFAVFKFRGKSLLFGLLVGSMMIPPVLGLIPYFMIVKFVGLMDNHMAVWLPFTATPFGIFLMRQHVVASIPKELLEAAKLDGAGEFRTYWSVVLPLMKPALATVAIVQFVFFWNSFMNPLVVLTSPENYVITQALRSVQGIPNTPWGAVMLGTTISILPLVTAYLFASKQMISGLTSGAVKG; encoded by the coding sequence ATGTTAGTCGTGCTTATTACAGTGTTAATTGTTTCTGCATTAATGACGGTATTTCCGTTTCTTTGGTCAGCACTTTTATCTACTCGAGATCGATCTGAGATTTTTGGTACTGGGATCAGCTTTGCGATTGGTGACAGCTTAGGCTTTAACTACGAAAAATTGTTAGAAATTATGCCATTTTGGCAGGCGATGTTTAACAGTGTCTATATCGCATTTTTAGGAACTGCAGTTTCTCTACTGTTTTGTAGTATGGGCGGCTATGCCTTTGCGGTATTTAAATTCCGTGGCAAGAGTTTACTGTTTGGGTTACTGGTCGGTTCAATGATGATTCCACCAGTATTAGGCTTAATTCCTTACTTTATGATCGTTAAGTTCGTTGGATTAATGGATAACCATATGGCGGTTTGGCTGCCGTTTACAGCGACACCGTTTGGTATCTTTTTAATGCGTCAGCACGTTGTAGCATCGATACCAAAAGAGCTTTTAGAAGCGGCGAAACTCGATGGTGCAGGTGAGTTTAGAACTTATTGGAGTGTGGTGCTTCCTTTAATGAAGCCAGCATTAGCAACGGTAGCGATTGTTCAGTTTGTTTTCTTCTGGAACAGCTTTATGAACCCGTTAGTGGTATTAACATCACCAGAAAATTATGTGATTACTCAGGCATTGCGTTCAGTTCAAGGAATTCCAAATACTCCTTGGGGCGCGGTGATGTTAGGAACCACAATCTCTATCTTACCTCTTGTCACGGCTTATCTATTTGCATCGAAGCAGATGATCAGTGGATTGACGTCGGGTGCGGTTAAAGGTTAA